In Micropterus dolomieu isolate WLL.071019.BEF.003 ecotype Adirondacks linkage group LG17, ASM2129224v1, whole genome shotgun sequence, one genomic interval encodes:
- the snrpa gene encoding U1 small nuclear ribonucleoprotein A → MATPDVRLNHTIYINNLNEKIKKDELKKSLYAIFSQFGQILDILVARNLKMKGQAFVIFKEVNSASNALRSMQGFPFYDKPMRIQYAKQDSDIIAKMKGTYVERDRKKEKKKIKGADAAGSKKGVPGAAAPMVAGVPAAMPGMPPMSQAPRMMHMPGQPPYMPPPGMMPPPGMAPGQMPPGAIPPGQMMPGQMPGQMPQQVAENPPNHILFLTNLPEETNELMLSMLFNQFPGFKEVRLVPGRHDIAFVEFDNEVQAGAARDALQGFKITQANAMKISFAKK, encoded by the exons ATGGCTACTCCGGATGTACGGCTTAATCATACAATCTACATCAACAACTTGAATGAGAAAATTAAGAAAGATG agtTGAAAAAGTCGCTGTACGCCATCTTCTCACAGTTCGGGCAgattttggacattttggtcGCACGGAACCTGAAGATGAAGGGTCAGGCCTTTGTTATTTTCAAAGAGGTTAACAGCGCTTCCAATGCTCTGAGATCCATGCAGGGTTTTCCTTTCTACGACAAACCCATG CGTATCCAGTATGCCAAGCAGGACTCAGACATCATAGCTAAAATGAAAGGGACTTATGTAGAGCGTGACCgtaaaaaagagaagaagaagattaaAGGAGCTGATGCAGCGGGATCTAAGAAGGGTGTGCCGGGAGCTGCTGCACCCATGGTCGCTGGGGTACCGGCTGCCATGCCT GGAATGCCTCCGATGAGCCAGGCTCCTCGTATGATGCACATGCCAGGCCAGCCTCCTTATATGCCCCCTCCTGGCATGATGCCTCCTCCTGGGATGGCACCTGGTCAGATGCCACCTGGTGCCATACCTCCTGGCCAGATGATGCCCGGACAGATGCCTGGACAAATGCCCCAGCAG GTTGCAGAAAATCCTCCAAATCACATCCTTTTCCTCACCAACCTGCCAGAAGAGACAAACGAACTCATGCTGTCCATGCTCTTCAACCA GTTCCCCGGGTTCAAAGAGGTGCGTCTGGTTCCTGGTCGACACGACATCGCCTTTGTGGAGTTTGACAATGAAGTGCAGGCCGGCGCTGCACGAGACGCACTACAAGGCTTTAAGATCACACAAGCAAACGCTATGAAGATCTCATTCGCTAAGAAATAA
- the lg17h19orf54 gene encoding UPF0692 protein C19orf54 homolog: MSVECPLSPPPPPPPPPPPAPPPPAPGPPPPPPKKKLYQTIASSSSPVEGNHTEARILLSQRESSFRKDLQWILVNTYVPSLIQDGPQCGLVALWMSAQLRQPQLSIDMETVVQTALSRGYTAQGEMFSADNMALLAEELCGCEAELLSGGLSGNNAATIVTHLWGRQPVLIPYDEDYNHEPCQRSGHRAHWAVASGVLLGLDQGSVSKQHTQPDPTLPWLCLAVDGSSPCPVGGTAIKEVYILAKQGKSLRYQLWSLDSVAQSNAQLRAMDPQRANDGTQYVVPQGGVGAGLAGQAVLLHTRTQKQNECDAVWKTMATECSC; encoded by the exons ATGTCAGTGGAATGCCCTCTGTCAccgccacctcctccacctcctccacctccacctgctccacctccacctgctccaggtccaccacctcctccacccaAGAAGAAGCTGTATCAGACTATAGCCAGTAGCAGCAGTCCTGTAGAGGGGAACCACACAGAGGCTCGCATACTGCTCAGTCAGAGGGAGAGCAG TTTTAGGAAAGACCTGCAGTGGATACTGGTGAACACATATGTGCCGTCACTCATCCAAGATGGTCCACA GTGTGGCCTGGTGGCTTTATGGATGTCTGCTCAACTTCGACAGCCACAGCTAAGTATTGACATGGAAACTGTTGTTCAGACAGCACTGAGCAGGGGATACACGGCACAGGGTGAAATGTTTTCAG cGGACAACATGGCCCTGCTGGCAGAAGAGCTTTGTGGCTGTGAGGCAGAACTGCTGTCAGGGGGTTTAAGTGGTAACAATGCTGCAACCATCGTCACACACCTGTGGGGGAGACAGCCTGTTCTCATCCC ATATGATGAGGACTACAACCATGAGCCTTGCCAGCGTAGTGGCCACAGGGCGCACTGGGCAGTCGCCTCAG GCGTTCTCCTTGGCTTGGACCAGGGGAGCGTGAGCAAACAGCACACTCAACCCGATCCCACTCTGCCCTGGCTCTGCCTCGCCGTTGACGGTAGCTCTCCTTGCCCTGTCGGTGGCACAGCAATTAAAGAGGTTTACATCTTGGCTAAGCAGGGTAAAAGCCTGCGCTAccagctgtggagtctggacaGCGTAGCTCAGAGCAACGCGCAGCTGAGGGCGATGGACCCTCAGAGGGCTAACGACGGGACCCAGTATGTGGTTCCTCAAGGAGGGGTGGGAGCCGGACTGGCTGGACAGGCGGTGCTGCTCCACACGCGGACACAGAAGCAAAATGAATGTGACGCTGTCTGGAAAACAATGGCCACAGAGTGCAGCTGTTGA